The Actinomyces sp. oral taxon 414 genome has a segment encoding these proteins:
- a CDS encoding PTS sugar transporter subunit IIA — protein sequence MSLTVRAPLAGTVISIEDVPDPVFAGRIVGPGLALDPERSEAGVTALAPVRGTLIKVHPHAFVVVAEDGRAVLVHLGLDTVSLAGAGFTVHAAQGASVEAGDPVISFSPDRIEAEGLSPVVPVVALDAEESDLALAPPGTALSPGHTAFTWA from the coding sequence GTGAGCCTGACCGTCCGGGCTCCGCTGGCCGGGACGGTCATCAGCATCGAGGACGTCCCCGACCCGGTCTTCGCCGGCAGGATCGTGGGCCCGGGACTGGCCCTCGATCCCGAGCGCTCCGAGGCGGGGGTCACGGCCCTCGCGCCCGTGCGCGGCACCCTGATCAAGGTCCACCCCCACGCCTTCGTCGTCGTCGCCGAGGACGGGCGGGCGGTGCTGGTCCACCTCGGTCTGGACACCGTGAGCCTGGCGGGCGCGGGCTTCACCGTCCACGCCGCCCAGGGCGCCTCCGTCGAGGCCGGGGACCCCGTGATCTCCTTCAGTCCCGACCGGATCGAGGCCGAGGGCCTGAGCCCGGTGGTCCCCGTCGTCGCCCTGGACGCCGAGGAGTCGGACCTGGCCCTGGCGCCGCCCGGGACGGCCCTGTCCCCGGGGCACACGGCCTTCACCTGGGCCTGA
- a CDS encoding glucose PTS transporter subunit EIIB: MSQAQNIVDALGGFDNIVEIEPCITRLRCELEDGSLVDEVALKAAGAHGVVRRGETVQVVVGPNADVLAEDIEDLR; encoded by the coding sequence ATGTCCCAGGCCCAGAATATCGTCGACGCCCTGGGCGGCTTCGACAATATTGTGGAGATCGAGCCCTGCATCACCCGCCTGCGCTGCGAGCTCGAGGACGGCTCGCTCGTCGACGAGGTCGCCCTGAAGGCGGCGGGCGCCCATGGCGTGGTCCGCCGGGGCGAGACGGTCCAGGTCGTCGTCGGCCCCAACGCCGACGTCCTCGCCGAGGACATCGAGGACCTGAGGTGA
- a CDS encoding GntR family transcriptional regulator — MPPAQSALRSRAKYVVVREHLLALIAQGLEPGAPMPSERELCELFGVSRMTVRQAVDTLVVDGVLKRHQGKGTFVASPKVDLQLRLTSFTEEMRRRGMTPGAVFLIAATVPAAPVVAEALELDAGAPVHHLRRLLTADSTPMAIEENWIPARLLPRLLDGPLTFSVYGELTRAGLAPEWGEDMIEGHAATAEEAALLGVPERAPALDITRRTFHGQLAVDYSRSLYRADRYTLWVPVAAPGPRRRRPGSGATSAAPPADSGPVP, encoded by the coding sequence ATGCCCCCCGCCCAATCCGCGCTCAGGTCGCGAGCCAAGTACGTCGTCGTGCGCGAGCACCTCCTGGCCCTCATCGCCCAGGGCCTGGAGCCCGGCGCCCCCATGCCCTCCGAACGGGAACTGTGCGAGCTCTTCGGGGTCTCGCGCATGACCGTGCGCCAGGCGGTGGACACCCTCGTGGTCGACGGCGTCCTCAAGCGCCACCAGGGCAAGGGCACCTTCGTGGCCTCCCCCAAGGTGGACCTGCAGCTGCGGCTGACCTCCTTCACCGAGGAGATGCGCCGGCGCGGCATGACTCCGGGCGCCGTCTTCCTCATTGCCGCGACCGTCCCCGCCGCCCCCGTCGTCGCCGAGGCCCTCGAGCTCGACGCCGGCGCGCCCGTCCACCACCTGCGCCGCCTGCTGACGGCCGACTCCACGCCCATGGCCATTGAGGAGAACTGGATCCCCGCCCGCCTCCTGCCCCGCCTGCTCGACGGCCCCCTCACCTTCTCCGTCTACGGCGAGCTGACGCGGGCCGGCCTGGCGCCCGAGTGGGGCGAGGACATGATCGAGGGGCACGCGGCCACCGCCGAGGAGGCGGCCCTGCTGGGCGTGCCCGAGCGGGCGCCCGCCCTGGACATCACCCGCCGCACCTTCCACGGCCAGCTGGCCGTGGACTACTCCCGCTCCCTGTACCGGGCCGACCGCTACACGCTGTGGGTGCCCGTGGCCGCCCCCGGTCCGCGCCGCCGGCGCCCCGGGTCCGGGGCCACCTCTGCCGCGCCCCCGGCCGATTCCGGGCCGGTCCCGTGA
- a CDS encoding PTS transporter subunit EIIC — protein MSDKKKSSGAFAVAQRLGRSLMLPIATLPAAGLLIRLGQEDMLGAKGLAQHLAWMQPVADVMAAAGGAVFDNLPLIFAVGVAVGFARKADGSTGVAALFGYLVYRGVTWVMAPIVMGKPGPLEPKQLECLHGLDANTDKIAQVGPWNQGVKVCDLATQTPINYGVLGGIIIGITAALLWRRFYRVKLPDWLAFFGGRRFVPIVTSVVAIVIALVLSFIYPAFNWLLNEKIGGWLESAGAPGATGFGALAAAFVFGTVNRLLIPFGLHHLLNSLPWFQLGQCTNADGDVLHGDNTCFLAGVNGTNDWTGSFMTGFFPIMMFALPAAALAIWRTARPERRKATGALMVSVALTAFLTGITEPIEYAFAYVAFPLYAVHAVLTGTSLAVVNTLGAKDGFSFSAGAIDYLLNFRKSADLSGGVLQGPIMIVIIGLVYAVIYYFVFSFLIKRLDFKTPGREDDDVDSFKEAQAAAAQSTGQASQAAGASGQGGGKKARNKQR, from the coding sequence GTGTCAGACAAGAAGAAGTCGAGCGGCGCCTTCGCCGTCGCCCAACGGCTCGGGCGCTCGCTCATGCTGCCGATCGCGACGCTGCCGGCGGCCGGTCTGCTCATCCGCCTGGGCCAGGAGGACATGCTCGGCGCCAAGGGCCTGGCCCAGCACCTCGCCTGGATGCAGCCCGTGGCCGACGTCATGGCCGCCGCCGGCGGCGCCGTCTTCGACAACCTCCCGCTCATCTTCGCCGTCGGCGTCGCCGTCGGCTTCGCCAGGAAGGCCGACGGCTCCACCGGCGTGGCGGCGCTCTTCGGCTACCTGGTCTACCGGGGCGTGACCTGGGTCATGGCCCCCATCGTCATGGGCAAGCCCGGGCCCCTGGAGCCGAAGCAGCTCGAGTGCCTCCACGGCCTGGACGCGAACACGGACAAGATCGCCCAGGTGGGGCCCTGGAACCAGGGCGTGAAGGTGTGCGACCTGGCCACCCAGACGCCGATCAACTACGGCGTGCTGGGCGGCATTATCATCGGCATCACCGCCGCCCTGCTGTGGCGGCGCTTCTACCGCGTCAAGCTGCCGGACTGGCTGGCCTTCTTCGGCGGGCGCCGCTTCGTCCCGATCGTGACCTCTGTGGTCGCCATCGTCATCGCCCTGGTGCTGTCCTTCATCTACCCGGCCTTCAACTGGCTGCTCAACGAGAAGATCGGCGGCTGGCTCGAGAGCGCCGGCGCCCCGGGAGCCACCGGCTTCGGCGCCCTCGCCGCGGCCTTCGTCTTCGGCACGGTCAACCGCCTCCTCATCCCCTTCGGCCTGCACCACCTGCTCAACTCGCTGCCGTGGTTCCAGCTGGGGCAGTGCACCAATGCGGACGGCGACGTCCTCCACGGCGACAACACCTGCTTCCTGGCCGGCGTCAACGGCACCAACGACTGGACCGGCTCCTTCATGACCGGCTTCTTCCCGATCATGATGTTCGCCCTGCCGGCCGCCGCCCTGGCCATCTGGCGCACGGCCCGGCCCGAGAGGCGCAAGGCCACCGGCGCCCTCATGGTCTCGGTCGCCCTGACCGCCTTCCTCACCGGCATCACCGAGCCCATCGAGTACGCCTTCGCCTACGTGGCCTTCCCGCTGTACGCGGTGCACGCGGTGCTCACTGGCACCTCGCTGGCGGTCGTCAACACCCTGGGCGCCAAGGACGGCTTCTCCTTCTCCGCCGGCGCCATCGACTACCTGCTCAACTTCCGCAAGTCCGCCGACCTGTCCGGCGGCGTCCTGCAGGGTCCGATCATGATCGTCATCATCGGCCTGGTCTACGCCGTCATCTACTACTTCGTCTTCAGCTTCCTGATCAAGAGGCTCGACTTCAAGACCCCCGGCCGCGAGGACGACGACGTCGACTCCTTCAAGGAGGCCCAGGCCGCCGCCGCCCAGTCCACCGGCCAGGCCTCCCAGGCCGCCGGCGCCTCCGGTCAGGGCGGCGGGAAGAAGGCGCGCAACAAGCAGCGCTGA
- the pepN gene encoding aminopeptidase N, whose translation MPGQNLTRQEAAARADLLAVDAYDVALNLSRAADGAQGTFGSTTTVHFRADPGATTFIDLIAPRVHSIVLNGRELDPAQTYVDSRIVLGDLAADNELTVVADCAYMRTGEGLHRFTDPADGETYLYSQFEVPDARRVFAVFEQPDLKAPFTFTVSVPEGWTVLSNSPTPAPERRDGVAVFAFAPTERISSYITAVVAGPYRGATGEYRAADGRVVPLGVYCRASLEQYLDAAEILELTRKGLAYYEGLFGAPYAFAKYDQVFVPEFNAGAMENAGCVTHRDDYVFRSRAIEARVERRAVTILHELSHMWFGDLVTMKWWNDLWLNESFAEYTSTLATAEITRFTDAWTTFQTIEKGWAYHQDQLSSTHPVAAEIDDLHDVEVNFDGITYAKGASVLAALVGYVGRENFFAGIAAYLGAHAYSNATLADLLVELERTSGRDLGEWARLWLQEAGVTALRLSLSTDDDGVITSAAVLQEIPAGSPASLRPHRVAIGSYAPVDGEMHRIGRVELDVEGARTEVVDLVGTRRADVIVLNDDDLTYAKVRLDEASLAAGLEGIAMFTESLPRSVVLASAWDMVRDGELDASRYLDAALAALAVETHSSVVQGLLARIATCLGSYLPPAVRADRAPRAAQELLDLARAAEPGGDKQLQLVRAVAAHAVTEEQTGAVAAWLDGSEELEGLVVDQDLRWDLLCGLVAAGRAGEAAIAAEEARDLTTTGRERAAQARAAVPTPQAKAAVWRELVDNASMPNETQVKTLRGFNDVERRPELLAPFIDEYVRRILAIWETRTFHMAENLLSELWSTATVGLEGADPAGALEAWLAEHPDAPAALRRIVSENLDDTRRTALVQARQSRG comes from the coding sequence ATGCCCGGTCAGAACCTGACCCGCCAGGAGGCGGCCGCCCGCGCCGACCTTCTGGCCGTCGACGCCTACGACGTCGCCCTCAACCTGTCCCGCGCCGCCGACGGCGCCCAGGGGACCTTCGGCTCGACCACGACGGTGCACTTCCGCGCCGATCCCGGCGCCACCACCTTCATCGACCTGATCGCCCCGCGGGTGCACTCCATCGTCCTCAACGGCCGCGAGCTCGACCCGGCCCAGACCTACGTCGACTCGCGCATTGTGCTGGGCGACCTGGCGGCCGACAACGAGCTGACCGTCGTCGCCGACTGCGCCTATATGCGCACCGGCGAGGGCCTGCACCGCTTCACCGACCCGGCCGACGGCGAGACCTACCTCTACTCCCAGTTCGAGGTGCCCGACGCCCGCCGCGTCTTCGCCGTCTTCGAGCAGCCCGACCTCAAGGCCCCCTTCACCTTCACGGTGAGCGTGCCCGAGGGCTGGACGGTCCTGTCCAACTCGCCCACGCCTGCCCCGGAGCGACGCGACGGGGTCGCCGTCTTCGCCTTCGCCCCCACCGAGCGCATCAGCTCCTACATCACCGCCGTCGTCGCCGGCCCCTACCGGGGGGCCACCGGCGAGTACCGGGCCGCCGACGGGCGCGTGGTGCCGCTGGGCGTGTACTGCCGCGCCTCCCTGGAGCAGTACCTGGACGCCGCCGAGATCCTGGAGCTGACCCGCAAGGGCCTGGCCTACTACGAGGGGCTGTTCGGCGCGCCCTACGCCTTCGCCAAGTACGACCAGGTTTTCGTGCCCGAGTTCAACGCCGGCGCCATGGAGAACGCCGGGTGCGTCACCCACCGCGACGACTACGTCTTCCGCTCCCGCGCGATCGAGGCCCGCGTGGAGCGGCGCGCCGTCACCATCCTCCACGAGCTGTCCCACATGTGGTTCGGGGACCTGGTGACCATGAAGTGGTGGAACGACCTGTGGCTCAACGAATCCTTCGCCGAGTACACCTCCACCCTGGCCACCGCCGAGATCACCCGCTTCACCGACGCCTGGACCACCTTCCAGACCATTGAGAAGGGCTGGGCCTACCACCAGGACCAGCTCTCCTCCACCCACCCGGTGGCCGCCGAGATCGACGACCTGCACGACGTCGAGGTCAACTTCGACGGCATCACCTACGCCAAGGGCGCCTCCGTGCTGGCGGCCCTGGTGGGCTACGTGGGGCGGGAGAACTTCTTCGCCGGGATCGCCGCCTACCTGGGCGCCCACGCCTACTCCAACGCCACCCTGGCCGACCTGCTGGTCGAACTGGAGAGGACCTCCGGGCGCGACCTGGGCGAGTGGGCCCGCCTGTGGCTCCAGGAGGCGGGGGTCACCGCGCTGCGCCTGTCGCTGAGCACCGACGACGACGGCGTCATCACCTCCGCCGCCGTCCTCCAGGAGATCCCGGCCGGCTCGCCCGCCTCCCTGCGCCCGCACCGGGTGGCGATCGGCTCCTACGCGCCGGTCGACGGCGAGATGCACCGCATCGGCCGCGTCGAGCTGGACGTGGAGGGCGCGCGCACCGAGGTGGTCGACCTCGTGGGCACCCGGAGGGCCGATGTCATTGTCCTCAACGACGACGACCTCACCTACGCCAAGGTCCGTCTGGACGAGGCCTCCCTGGCCGCCGGGCTGGAGGGCATCGCCATGTTCACCGAGTCCCTGCCCCGCTCCGTGGTCCTGGCCTCGGCCTGGGACATGGTGCGCGACGGCGAGCTGGACGCCTCGCGCTACCTGGACGCTGCCCTGGCCGCCCTGGCGGTGGAGACCCACTCCTCCGTCGTCCAGGGGCTGCTGGCCCGCATTGCGACCTGCCTGGGCTCCTACCTGCCGCCGGCCGTGCGCGCCGACCGCGCCCCGCGGGCCGCCCAGGAGCTGCTGGACCTGGCCCGGGCGGCCGAGCCGGGCGGGGACAAGCAGCTCCAGCTGGTGCGGGCCGTGGCCGCCCACGCGGTCACCGAGGAGCAGACCGGCGCCGTCGCCGCCTGGTTGGACGGCTCCGAGGAGCTCGAGGGCCTCGTGGTGGACCAGGACCTGCGCTGGGACCTGCTGTGCGGCCTGGTGGCCGCGGGCCGCGCCGGCGAGGCCGCCATCGCCGCCGAGGAGGCCCGCGACCTGACCACCACGGGGCGCGAGCGGGCCGCCCAGGCCCGCGCCGCCGTCCCCACGCCGCAGGCCAAGGCCGCCGTCTGGCGCGAGCTGGTGGACAACGCCTCCATGCCCAATGAGACGCAGGTCAAGACGCTGCGGGGCTTCAACGACGTCGAGCGCCGCCCCGAGCTGCTGGCGCCCTTCATCGACGAGTACGTGCGCCGGATCCTGGCCATCTGGGAGACCCGCACCTTCCACATGGCCGAGAACCTGCTGTCGGAGCTGTGGTCGACGGCGACGGTGGGCCTGGAGGGCGCCGACCCGGCGGGGGCGCTGGAGGCCTGGCTCGCCGAGCACCCGGACGCCCCGGCGGCCCTGCGCCGGATCGTGAGCGAGAACCTGGACGACACGCGCCGGACGGCCCTCGTCCAGGCCCGCCAGTCCCGGGGCTGA
- a CDS encoding LCP family protein, with amino-acid sequence MTRVRASAPEPAPEQPAARVRRAIALMRARAAALRRRRPVLTVLVPILVCALALVLADVTALSARLERLDLTAPSPAPGPQTPGAGAAPAETWLIIGTDSRADAPAGPDRYGAATEADDGERADVIALLQPRPDGLTVLVIPRDLFIGPSFFERRRLAVSYLSGPQSTVDLLCSELGVTTTHLITVDMAQFARIVDAAGGVDVEVDEPVRDESSGLDLPQAGAQHLNGIDALALVRSRHPQVRRDGDWVALSEEEGAARRSHYTGVVMRAVMTGLRERARNPLAAHSLAWALSGNLGVDSATGLTGLIGLARTVLGAGADSVEVVDVPAPVVNNTFIAYPTPQTYAVLARYGYVPGRCRPAG; translated from the coding sequence GTGACCAGGGTGCGGGCGTCCGCCCCGGAGCCCGCGCCCGAACAGCCGGCCGCCCGGGTGCGCAGAGCCATCGCGCTCATGCGCGCCCGGGCGGCCGCCCTTCGCCGTCGGCGCCCCGTCCTGACCGTCCTCGTCCCGATCCTGGTCTGCGCCCTCGCCCTGGTCCTGGCCGACGTCACCGCCCTGTCGGCGCGCCTGGAGCGCCTCGACCTGACCGCGCCCAGCCCCGCCCCGGGCCCGCAGACCCCCGGGGCGGGGGCGGCCCCGGCCGAGACCTGGCTCATCATCGGCACCGACTCGCGCGCCGACGCGCCCGCGGGGCCCGACCGCTACGGCGCCGCCACGGAGGCCGACGACGGCGAGCGCGCCGACGTCATCGCCCTCCTCCAGCCCCGGCCCGACGGGCTGACGGTGCTCGTCATCCCCCGGGACCTGTTCATCGGGCCGAGCTTCTTCGAGCGGAGGCGCCTGGCCGTCTCCTACCTCTCCGGCCCCCAGAGCACCGTGGACCTGCTGTGCAGCGAGCTCGGAGTGACCACCACCCACCTCATCACGGTCGACATGGCCCAATTCGCCCGGATCGTCGACGCCGCCGGCGGCGTTGACGTCGAGGTCGACGAGCCCGTGCGCGACGAATCCTCCGGCCTGGACCTGCCGCAGGCCGGCGCGCAGCACCTGAACGGCATCGACGCCCTCGCCCTCGTGCGCTCCCGCCACCCGCAGGTCAGGCGCGACGGCGACTGGGTCGCCCTGTCCGAGGAGGAGGGCGCGGCCCGCCGCAGCCACTACACCGGCGTCGTCATGCGGGCCGTCATGACCGGCCTGCGCGAGCGGGCCCGCAATCCCCTGGCCGCCCACTCCCTGGCCTGGGCGCTGAGCGGCAACCTCGGCGTCGACTCCGCCACGGGCCTGACCGGCCTGATCGGCCTGGCCCGCACCGTCCTGGGCGCCGGGGCCGACTCCGTCGAGGTCGTCGACGTGCCGGCCCCCGTCGTCAATAACACCTTCATCGCCTACCCGACGCCGCAGACCTACGCCGTCCTGGCCCGTTACGGCTACGTCCCCGGCCGCTGCCGACCGGCCGGCTAG
- a CDS encoding glycerate kinase, which yields MRIVLAPDSFKESMTAREAARAMAEGVKDADPRARTVLAPMSDGGEGFVDAVAAAWGADLVDADTVDALGRPIRAVYGLSGGRAVMDVAGCAGLELIAPADRDVLSSSTAGLGLLMRDALRRGARTILLGIGGSATNDAGVGMLHALGAGLLDADGRPLAPRPDQLDRLATIDASALAPLLGGATIRVACDVTNPLTGPNGATAVFGPQKGATADLVPRLERALERVARVSGHRDQADAPGSGAAGGLGFALRAFLGAELEPGAELVARQIALPEAVRGADLVLTGEGTVDAQTPAGKTPAGVARIAASAGVDCVVLAGRVGPGAERLLRCGATEIIGIGPPDEPLARALRRGPDNLRRAVGQYLRRRRTDPRPPAGPAHLTRW from the coding sequence ATGAGGATCGTCCTGGCCCCCGACTCCTTCAAGGAGAGCATGACGGCGCGCGAGGCTGCCCGGGCCATGGCCGAGGGCGTGAAGGACGCCGATCCCCGCGCCCGGACGGTCCTCGCCCCCATGTCCGACGGCGGGGAGGGCTTCGTCGACGCCGTCGCCGCCGCCTGGGGCGCCGACCTCGTCGACGCCGACACGGTTGACGCGCTCGGCCGGCCCATCCGGGCGGTCTACGGCCTGAGCGGCGGGCGCGCCGTCATGGACGTCGCCGGCTGCGCCGGCCTGGAGCTCATCGCCCCCGCCGACCGCGACGTCCTCAGCTCCAGCACCGCGGGCCTGGGCCTGCTCATGAGGGACGCCCTGCGCCGCGGCGCCCGCACGATCCTCCTGGGCATCGGCGGCTCGGCCACCAATGACGCCGGGGTCGGCATGCTCCACGCCCTGGGGGCCGGGCTGCTCGACGCCGACGGCCGCCCCCTCGCCCCCCGCCCCGACCAGCTCGACCGGCTCGCGACCATTGACGCCTCGGCCCTGGCCCCGCTCCTGGGCGGCGCGACCATCAGGGTCGCCTGCGACGTCACCAACCCCCTGACCGGACCGAATGGCGCCACCGCCGTCTTCGGCCCCCAGAAGGGGGCGACCGCCGACCTCGTCCCGCGGCTCGAGCGCGCCCTGGAGCGCGTCGCGCGGGTCAGCGGCCACCGGGACCAGGCGGACGCGCCCGGTTCGGGCGCCGCCGGAGGCCTCGGCTTCGCGCTGCGGGCCTTCCTGGGCGCCGAGCTCGAACCGGGCGCCGAGCTCGTCGCCCGGCAGATCGCCCTGCCCGAGGCGGTGCGCGGCGCCGACCTCGTGCTCACCGGCGAGGGGACCGTCGACGCCCAGACCCCGGCGGGCAAGACGCCCGCCGGAGTCGCCCGCATCGCCGCCTCGGCCGGGGTGGACTGCGTCGTCCTGGCCGGGCGCGTCGGCCCCGGGGCCGAGCGCCTTCTGCGCTGCGGGGCGACCGAGATCATCGGCATCGGCCCGCCCGACGAGCCCCTGGCGCGGGCGCTGCGCCGCGGCCCGGACAATCTGCGCCGGGCGGTCGGCCAGTACCTGCGGCGCCGGCGCACGGACCCCCGCCCGCCAGCGGGCCCCGCCCACCTCACCAGATGGTGA
- a CDS encoding M13 family metallopeptidase, with amino-acid sequence MTSATSPAPTVLAGVLETAAADPSIRPQDDLFRHVNGAWLASTEIPADRPSTGSFIVLRDAAEKACRAILDELAAREPADGEPPTTPRGKIAALYAAFMDAERIEALGASPLEAELAGLLGATDKEALARAIGAGIAAGFSGFVHVDVENDLNDPDHYTTWVGQAGLGLPDESYYREEAQADLRRDYVAHITRMMESAGLPARLGATAQELAERIMVLETDLAAGHWDRVTCRDIEKMNNPRTWDEIVSSAPGFPWETWREGVAAAASQAGAQMGSFLSRAIVEQPDYLPHAADVWRRAPLEDLRAWAVWHVVHGRAPLLSSDFVEESFAFYSRRLQGVAELRARWKRGVGLVEGCLGEALGEVYVARHFPPEHKAAMERLVADLIEAYRASISSLEWMGGATRERALDKLSRFTPKIGYPDAWRDYSGVVVAPGDLMASVRSVEAFDLARNLTRLAGPVDRAEWHMTPQTVNAYYNPTMNEVVFPAAILQPPFFDPGADDAVNYGAIGAVIGHEIGHGFDDQGSAFDGTGRVEDWWTEADRETFKARTRALIAQYDAYRPASLVAAARREGAPVEEVPHVNGALTIGENIGDLGGLGIALKAYGLALGRGGIGSFDDAPVIDGLSALERFFYSWARIWRGKDREDRARLLLTIDPHSPAEFRCNGIVRNVDAFYEAFGVGEGDALWLAPQERVTIW; translated from the coding sequence ATGACTTCAGCCACCTCCCCCGCGCCCACCGTCCTCGCCGGAGTCCTGGAGACCGCCGCCGCCGATCCCTCCATCCGCCCCCAGGACGACCTGTTCCGCCACGTCAACGGCGCCTGGCTGGCCTCCACCGAGATCCCCGCCGACCGGCCCTCCACCGGCTCCTTCATTGTGCTGCGCGACGCCGCGGAGAAGGCCTGCCGCGCCATCCTCGACGAGCTCGCCGCCCGGGAGCCGGCCGACGGCGAGCCGCCGACGACGCCGCGGGGCAAGATCGCCGCGCTCTACGCCGCCTTCATGGACGCCGAGCGCATTGAGGCCCTGGGCGCCTCCCCGCTGGAGGCGGAGCTGGCCGGGCTGCTGGGCGCGACGGACAAGGAGGCGCTGGCGCGCGCGATCGGGGCCGGGATCGCCGCGGGATTCTCCGGCTTCGTCCATGTCGACGTCGAGAACGACCTCAACGACCCCGATCACTACACCACCTGGGTGGGGCAGGCCGGGCTGGGCCTGCCCGACGAGTCCTACTACCGCGAGGAGGCGCAGGCCGACCTGCGCCGGGACTACGTCGCGCACATCACCCGCATGATGGAGTCGGCCGGGCTGCCGGCCCGCCTGGGGGCGACGGCGCAGGAGCTGGCCGAGCGGATTATGGTGCTCGAAACGGACCTGGCCGCCGGCCACTGGGACCGGGTGACCTGCCGCGACATTGAGAAGATGAACAACCCGCGCACCTGGGACGAGATCGTCTCCTCCGCCCCGGGCTTCCCCTGGGAGACCTGGCGGGAGGGCGTGGCCGCGGCGGCCTCGCAGGCCGGGGCGCAGATGGGATCCTTCCTGTCGCGCGCGATTGTGGAGCAGCCCGACTACCTGCCGCACGCCGCCGACGTGTGGCGCCGCGCCCCCCTGGAGGACCTGCGGGCCTGGGCGGTCTGGCATGTGGTCCACGGCCGCGCCCCGCTGCTGTCGAGCGACTTCGTGGAGGAGAGCTTCGCCTTCTACTCCCGGCGGCTCCAGGGCGTCGCCGAACTGCGGGCCCGCTGGAAGCGGGGCGTGGGGCTCGTCGAGGGGTGCCTGGGCGAGGCCCTGGGCGAGGTCTACGTGGCCCGGCACTTTCCGCCCGAGCACAAGGCCGCCATGGAGCGCCTCGTGGCCGACCTCATCGAGGCCTACCGGGCCTCCATCTCCTCCCTGGAGTGGATGGGCGGGGCCACCCGCGAGCGCGCCCTGGACAAGCTGTCGCGCTTCACCCCCAAGATCGGCTACCCCGACGCCTGGCGGGACTACTCCGGCGTCGTCGTCGCCCCGGGCGACCTCATGGCCTCGGTGCGCAGCGTCGAGGCCTTCGACCTGGCCCGGAACCTGACCAGGCTGGCCGGCCCGGTGGACCGCGCCGAGTGGCACATGACCCCGCAGACGGTCAACGCCTACTACAACCCGACGATGAACGAGGTCGTCTTCCCCGCGGCCATCCTCCAGCCGCCCTTCTTCGATCCGGGGGCCGACGACGCCGTCAACTACGGGGCCATCGGCGCGGTCATCGGCCACGAGATCGGCCACGGCTTCGACGACCAGGGCTCGGCCTTCGACGGGACCGGCAGGGTCGAGGACTGGTGGACTGAGGCGGACCGCGAGACCTTCAAGGCGCGCACGCGGGCGCTCATCGCCCAGTACGACGCCTACCGGCCGGCCTCGCTCGTGGCCGCCGCCCGGCGGGAGGGCGCCCCGGTGGAGGAGGTGCCCCACGTCAACGGGGCGCTGACCATCGGGGAGAACATCGGCGACCTGGGGGGCCTGGGCATTGCGCTCAAGGCCTACGGCCTGGCCCTGGGGCGCGGGGGCATCGGCTCCTTCGACGACGCCCCGGTGATCGATGGGCTGAGCGCCCTGGAGCGCTTCTTCTACTCCTGGGCGCGGATCTGGCGGGGCAAGGACCGCGAGGACCGCGCGCGCCTGCTGCTGACCATCGACCCGCACTCGCCGGCGGAGTTCCGCTGCAACGGGATCGTGCGCAATGTCGACGCCTTCTACGAGGCCTTCGGCGTGGGCGAGGGCGACGCGCTGTGGCTGGCGCCCCAGGAGCGGGTCACCATCTGGTGA
- a CDS encoding ribose-5-phosphate isomerase, giving the protein MRIHIGTDHAGFELKTRLVEHWRSQGHEVVDHGAFEYDPADDYPPFCFACGEGVVADPGSLGVVLGGSGNGEQIAANKVPGVRAALVWSVETARLARAHNNANVAGFGVRQHSAGEAVEILDAFLAEPFPAEARHQQRLDRISAYERERPCA; this is encoded by the coding sequence ATGCGCATTCACATCGGCACCGATCACGCAGGATTCGAGCTCAAGACCCGCCTCGTCGAGCACTGGCGCTCCCAGGGGCACGAGGTCGTCGACCACGGCGCCTTCGAGTACGACCCCGCCGATGACTACCCCCCCTTCTGCTTCGCCTGCGGCGAGGGGGTCGTGGCCGACCCCGGCAGCCTCGGCGTGGTTCTGGGCGGCAGCGGCAATGGCGAGCAGATCGCCGCCAACAAGGTCCCGGGCGTGCGGGCGGCCCTGGTGTGGTCCGTGGAGACGGCGCGCCTGGCGCGGGCCCACAACAACGCCAATGTCGCCGGTTTCGGGGTGCGCCAGCACTCGGCCGGGGAGGCGGTGGAGATCCTCGACGCCTTCCTGGCCGAGCCCTTCCCGGCCGAGGCCCGCCACCAGCAGCGCCTCGACCGGATCAGCGCCTACGAGCGCGAGCGTCCCTGCGCCTGA